From one Triticum urartu cultivar G1812 chromosome 3, Tu2.1, whole genome shotgun sequence genomic stretch:
- the LOC125546838 gene encoding uncharacterized protein LOC125546838: protein MIQERGDYKSRDPTDILERLNTHEFQLAEKRDLYGPSYGRSRALKAKAMSESEGEDSDSSLGDPEELSQELAMLVRKFQKFSRRGRFGKSSRGGDLITYCSSHDYKKRLCHKYKKPGHCVQDCPQWEKGSKNKKYKGYSSNDSKKKKKSSMYSSSKPSRSSSHKKSGSKKAWAFIGKEMDSKVESEENEEGEESEESDSGVASLALATAFVSKSIFNSEEKDLPNTTDDGDEDYAPTYCFMAKGSKVLKYPSSKSSEDESDENLKSSYSKLAKIVVKLRKALEKTFARAHGLGWRCTLHFKYDGESTLFVRVFGEDCRRAGCCPEANDGEEVLGLGDGRDEDGGEPALGGGCVLSLYGGSSSSDSSSSSGHDQPPRRRARFGGGSGSSRRRTSVKHEEGSS from the exons atgatacaagaacgtggagaCTATAAGTCACGTGATCCAACCGATATCCTCGAGagactaaacactcatgagttccagcttgctgagaagagagatctctatggaccaagCTATGGTAGATCACGGGCTCTGAAGGCAAAGGCAATGTCTGAATCTGAAGGTGAAGATTCTGACAGCAGCCTTGGTgaccctgaagaactgagccaggagctagcTATGCTCGTGAGGAAgttccagaagttctcaagacgtggtcgctttggTAAATCCTCAAGAGGTGGTGACTTGATAACATATTGCTCATCCcatgattacaagaagagactcTGCCACAAATACAAGAAGCCTGGACACTGcgttcaagattgtcctcagtgggaaaagggaTCAAAGAATAAGAAATACAAGGGTTACAGTTCTAatgattcaaagaagaagaagaaatcttcaatgTACTCGTCATCAAAACCTTCAAGGTCCTCGTCTCACAAGAAGAGCGGCTCCAAGAAGGCTTGGGcgttcattggcaaggaaatggactctaaGGTTGAATCTGAGGAGAATGAGGAAGGGGAGGaatctgaggagtcagactctggtgtagcgagcctagccctcgctaccgCGTTCGttagcaagtccatcttcaactctgaagaaaaggacCTCCCCAATACTACTGATGACGGCGATGAGGACTATGCTCCCActtattgcttcatggcaaaaggctccaaggtactcaaatatccctcctctaaatctagtgaggatgaatctgatgaaaatctcaaatccagctattctaaacttgctaaaaTTGTTGTGAAACTACGAAaggctcttgaaaag acgttcgcccgcgcgcACGGCTTGGGTTggaggtgcaccctccacttcaagtacgacggcgaATCAACCCTCTTCGtaagggtgtttggggaagattgtcgccgcgccgggtgctgccccgaggcgAACGATGGTGAGGAGGTGCTCGGTCTCGGGGATGGTCGCGACGAGGATGGGGGCGAGCCTGCCCTCGGGGGCGGCTGTGTCTTGTCCCTTTACGGCGGCTCTAGCTCCAGTGACAGCTCCAGTAGCAGTGGCCACGACcagccgccacgccgccgcgccCGCTTTGGAGGCGGCAGTGGGTCATCCCGTCGCCGCACCTCCGTGAAGCACGAAGAAGGATCCAGCTAG